Proteins from one Triplophysa dalaica isolate WHDGS20190420 chromosome 6, ASM1584641v1, whole genome shotgun sequence genomic window:
- the LOC130425332 gene encoding uncharacterized protein LOC130425332, with product MAKTQRSRLGKVFYELFCLPVILDCHCEECEPRGSPELDILSVLTESEVFVTAQTSLISLMEDNKQDNVEIVPRKKGKWKKRLKVVKDFFCEPVILDCSCEECKLKESSEIKSKIIDEESEVYVTAQTSLTSLVEDNTQDTEEVFFDCLSELCSPEASPELDSQSIDEESEVYVTAQTSLIKLVEVNATQDNVEIVPRKKGKWKKRLKVVKDFFCEPVILDCSCEECKLKESSEIKSKIIDEESEVYVTAQTSLTSLVEDNTQDTEEVFFDCLSELCSPEASPELDSQSIDEESEVYVTAQTSLIKLVEVNATQDNVEIVPRKKGKWKKRLKVVKDFFCEPVILDCSCEECKLKESSEIKSKIIDEESEVYVTAQTSLTSLVEDNTQDTEEVFFDCLSELCSPEASPELDSQSIDEESEVYVTAQTSLIKLVEVNATQDNVEIVPRKKGKWKKRLKVVKDFFCEPVILDCSCEECKLKESSEIKSKIIDEESEVYVTAQTSLTSLVEDNTQDTVEVFFDCLSELCSPEASPELESQSIDEESEVYVTAQTSLIKLVEVNATQDNVEIVPRKKGKWKKRLKVVKDFFCEPVILDCSCEECKLKESSEIKSKSIDEDSEVYVTAQTSLTSLVEDNTQDTEE from the exons ATGGCGAAAACTCAACGATCTCGATTAGGAAAAgtgttttatgaattattttgtttgccTGTTATTCTCGACTGCCATTGCGAGGAGTGTGAACCGAGAGGATCTCCTGAGCTCGACATCTTGAGCGTTTTAACTGAATCTGAAGTGTTTGTCACAG CACAAACAAGCCTGATCTCACTAATGGAAGATAACAAACAAGACAACGTGgag ATTGTTCCCCGTAAAAAGGGAAAGTGGAAAAAGAGGCTAAAAGTGGTCAAAGATTTCTTTTGTGAGCCAGTTATCCTCGACTGCTCATGTGAGGAGTGTAAGCTAAAAGAATCTTCTGAGATCAAGTCCAAGATTATTGATGAAGAATCCGAGGTGTACGTCACAG CGCAAACCAGCTTGACGTCACTTGTTGAAGATAACACACAAGACACCGAGgag GTTTTCTTCGACTGCTTAAGCGAGTTGTGTAGTCCTGAAGCATCTCCTGAGCTCGACTCCCAGAGCATTGATGAAGAATCCGAGGTGTACGTTACAG cGCAAACAAGCTTGATCAAACTTGTCGAAGTCAATGCCACACAAGACAACGTGgag ATTGTTCCCCGTAAAAAGGGAAAGTGGAAAAAGAGGCTAAAAGTGGTCAAAGATTTCTTTTGTGAGCCAGTTATCCTCGACTGCTCATGTGAGGAGTGTAAGCTAAAAGAATCTTCTGAGATCAAGTCCAAGATTATTGATGAAGAATCTGAGGTGTACGTCACAG CGCAAACCAGCTTGACGTCACTTGTTGAAGATAACACACAAGACACCGAGgag GTTTTCTTCGACTGCTTAAGCGAGTTGTGTAGTCCTGAAGCATCTCCTGAGCTCGACTCCCAGAGCATTGATGAAGAATCCGAGGTGTACGTTACAG cGCAAACAAGCTTGATCAAACTTGTCGAAGTCAATGCCACACAAGACAACGTGgag ATTGTTCCCCGTAAAAAGGGAAAGTGGAAAAAGAGGCTAAAAGTGGTCAAAGATTTCTTTTGTGAGCCAGTTATCCTCGACTGCTCATGTGAGGAGTGTAAGCTAAAAGAATCTTCTGAGATCAAGTCCAAGATTATTGATGAAGAATCTGAGGTGTACGTCACAG CGCAAACCAGCTTGACGTCACTTGTTGAAGATAACACACAAGACACCGAGgag GTTTTCTTCGACTGCTTAAGCGAGTTGTGTAGTCCTGAAGCATCTCCTGAGCTCGACTCCCAGAGCATTGATGAAGAATCCGAGGTGTACGTTACAG cGCAAACAAGCTTGATCAAACTTGTCGAAGTCAATGCCACACAAGACAACGTGgag ATTGTTCCCCGTAAAAAGGGAAAGTGGAAAAAGAGGCTAAAAGTGGTCAAAGATTTCTTTTGTGAGCCAGTTATCCTCGACTGCTCATGTGAGGAGTGTAAGCTAAAAGAATCTTCTGAGATCAAGTCCAAGATTATTGATGAAGAATCTGAGGTGTACGTCACAG CGCAAACCAGCTTGACGTCACTTGTTGAAGATAACACACAAGACACCGTGgag GTTTTCTTCGACTGCTTAAGCGAGTTGTGTAGTCCTGAAGCATCTCCTGAGCTCGAATCCCAGAGCATTGATGAAGAATCTGAGGTGTACGTCACAG cGCAAACAAGCTTGATCAAACTTGTCGAAGTCAATGCCACACAAGACAACGTGgag ATTGTTCCCCGTAAAAAGGGAAAATGGAAAAAGAGGCTAAAAGTGGTCAAAGATTTCTTTTGTGAGCCAGTTATCCTCGACTGCTCATGTGAGGAGTGTAAGCTAAAAGAATCTTCTGAGATCAAGTCCAAGAGCATCGATGAAGACTCTGAGGTGTACGTCACAG CGCAAACCAGCTTGACGTCACTTGTTGAAGATAACACACAAGACACCGAGGAG TGA